In Sporosarcina sp. PTS2304, a genomic segment contains:
- a CDS encoding ATP-dependent RecD-like DNA helicase → MNEAQPYLIGRAVVTIFHNPTNLFSIVKLKVTSTNTEYKEREIVIKGSFPPLLAEEEYKFTGRLVNHPVHGQQFDVQTFAKELPATEAGLIHYLSGDLFPGIGKKTASDIVKTLGNHVIQKILEDRSVLDVIPRLSEERKDTLVSVLQENLGLERTMVQLNEWGFGPQIAMRIYQAYQDDSITILTENPYRLIQEIEGIGFQRADDLAQQLGLVGDHPARIKAAVYYSVHSEVQSSGHVYLQAEGILPQAKQLLESSQPHKISFDSISQAVIELVEEGALSAEMQRLYLPSLYFSEIGIAAKVNKILAHEVDSQFPTSEIRKAIGEIEERLEVEYAQSQVEAIERALHSSMLVLTGGPGTGKTTVIRGLVEVYAELHGVSLDLEEYARKKEPFPIILAAPTGRAAKRMSEATGLPAMTIHRLLGFTGQEEEETEREVEGNLIIIDETSMVDTWLMHQLLKSVRDDAQILFVGDQDQLPSVGPGQVLHDFMQSGKIPVVELTDIFRQSEGSTIIEMAHMIKQKTWSVDVTKKTSDRSFIRASGEQILPAVKQIIENATSKGHSIKDIQVLAPMYKGPAGIDGLNKMIQEITNPPAPGRKEMTFGEVTYRIGDKVLQLVNQPESNVFNGDMGEVIAIILAKETVDKKALLVVSYDGNEVQYERGDLNQITLAYCCSIHKSQGSEFPIVVMPIVRSQRKMLRRNLLYTGITRAKNFLILCGEAEEFKAGIERTDETERQTTLQQRISGTLDVLETTVETVEEPQTSVSEPSQTLEPTVETGPAKLTMSNFAMIDPMVGMANTTPFDFLGETN, encoded by the coding sequence ATGAATGAAGCACAACCTTACCTCATTGGTCGGGCGGTCGTGACGATTTTTCATAATCCGACGAATCTTTTTTCGATTGTTAAATTAAAAGTTACGTCTACCAATACAGAGTATAAAGAACGAGAGATTGTCATCAAAGGATCCTTTCCTCCGTTGTTAGCTGAAGAAGAGTATAAATTTACGGGACGCCTAGTCAACCATCCGGTGCATGGTCAACAATTTGATGTACAGACGTTTGCCAAAGAGTTGCCGGCTACTGAAGCTGGGCTCATCCACTATTTATCGGGTGATTTATTTCCGGGTATAGGCAAAAAGACAGCGAGTGATATTGTGAAAACTCTCGGCAATCATGTCATTCAAAAAATATTGGAAGACCGGTCTGTATTAGATGTCATCCCACGCCTGTCCGAAGAACGAAAAGACACACTCGTCTCCGTATTGCAAGAAAATCTCGGACTAGAACGTACGATGGTTCAACTGAATGAATGGGGATTTGGACCGCAAATTGCGATGCGTATTTATCAAGCATATCAAGATGATTCGATTACGATTTTAACAGAAAACCCGTACCGCCTCATTCAGGAAATTGAAGGGATCGGTTTTCAACGGGCGGATGATCTAGCGCAGCAGTTAGGGCTAGTAGGCGATCACCCCGCGCGTATTAAAGCCGCCGTCTATTATAGTGTACATAGTGAAGTACAATCTTCAGGACATGTTTATTTACAAGCGGAAGGTATTTTACCGCAAGCTAAACAATTACTTGAATCGAGCCAGCCACATAAAATTTCCTTCGACTCCATCTCTCAAGCAGTCATCGAATTGGTGGAAGAAGGCGCTTTGTCCGCTGAGATGCAACGTTTATATTTACCATCGCTTTACTTTTCAGAAATTGGTATTGCCGCTAAAGTAAACAAAATACTTGCACATGAAGTGGATTCGCAATTCCCTACATCCGAAATTCGAAAAGCGATTGGCGAAATTGAAGAGCGTTTGGAAGTGGAGTATGCACAATCTCAAGTCGAGGCGATTGAACGTGCGCTCCATTCGTCCATGCTCGTGTTGACCGGAGGACCGGGAACGGGTAAAACGACAGTTATCCGCGGATTAGTGGAAGTCTATGCTGAACTGCACGGTGTATCGCTGGACTTGGAAGAATATGCACGTAAAAAAGAACCGTTCCCGATTATTTTAGCTGCACCGACGGGTCGTGCCGCCAAGCGGATGTCAGAAGCTACCGGTCTGCCTGCTATGACGATCCATCGCCTTTTAGGGTTCACAGGGCAGGAAGAGGAAGAAACAGAGCGTGAAGTAGAAGGAAATTTAATTATTATCGATGAAACATCCATGGTTGACACGTGGCTCATGCATCAGTTGTTAAAATCTGTACGTGATGATGCGCAAATTTTATTTGTAGGAGACCAAGATCAACTGCCTTCTGTAGGACCCGGTCAAGTATTACACGATTTCATGCAATCAGGAAAAATTCCTGTCGTTGAACTGACGGACATTTTCCGGCAAAGTGAAGGATCAACCATTATAGAAATGGCACATATGATCAAACAGAAGACGTGGTCGGTAGATGTCACAAAAAAGACATCAGACCGTTCATTTATTCGAGCATCTGGAGAACAAATCCTACCGGCTGTCAAACAAATTATTGAAAATGCTACTTCAAAAGGTCATTCCATCAAAGATATTCAAGTATTGGCGCCGATGTACAAAGGACCTGCAGGCATCGACGGGTTGAATAAAATGATTCAGGAAATAACGAATCCACCCGCTCCCGGAAGAAAAGAAATGACATTCGGTGAAGTGACTTATCGAATCGGCGACAAAGTGTTGCAACTAGTCAATCAGCCGGAGAGCAATGTCTTCAATGGGGATATGGGTGAAGTCATTGCGATTATTTTAGCGAAAGAAACAGTAGATAAAAAAGCATTACTCGTCGTCTCATATGATGGCAATGAAGTGCAATATGAACGTGGTGATTTGAACCAGATTACACTTGCTTATTGCTGTTCCATTCATAAATCTCAAGGAAGTGAATTTCCGATCGTAGTAATGCCGATCGTAAGAAGCCAGCGGAAAATGCTTCGTCGTAATTTATTATATACCGGAATCACCCGGGCGAAAAACTTCTTAATCCTTTGCGGGGAAGCAGAGGAATTTAAAGCGGGAATTGAACGCACGGATGAAACAGAACGCCAAACGACGTTGCAGCAACGGATTTCAGGAACGTTGGATGTACTCGAAACGACTGTCGAGACTGTAGAGGAACCTCAAACATCGGTTTCTGAACCATCGCAAACACTTGAACCGACTGTAGAAACAGGTCCCGCAAAATTGACGATGAGTAATTTCGCTATGATTGATCCGATGGTCGGCATGGCAAATACGACACCTTTCGACTTTCTGGGCGAGACTAATTGA
- the alaS gene encoding alanine--tRNA ligase, protein MKKLTASEIRQLFLDYFKEHGHTVEPSAALVPVDDASLLWINSGVATLKKYFDGRVIPDNPRIANAQKSIRTNDIENVGYTARHHTFFEMLGNFSIGDYFKEEAIVRAWDFLTNEKWIGFDPELLSVTIHPEDEEAYAIWRGRIGIPAERIIRLEGNFWDIGEGPSGPNSEIFYDRGPSYGDDFSDPELYPGGENDRYLEIWNLVFSEFNHNPDHTYTPLPKKNIDTGMGLERMASVIQDVPTNFDTDLFMPIIEAVENVSGRKYGETTEADTAFKVIVDHIRTVAFAIGDGALPSNEGRGYVLRRLLRRAVRFAKQLGIDKPFMYMLVPIVGDIMKDFYPEVHDKQAFIMKVVKNEEDRFHETLHDGMAILSTILEKAKASDLPIVSGSDAFKLYDTFGFPFELTEEFALEENVAVDRIGFDEEMATQRERARAARAVSDSMHVQSGVLGEIHEPSEFIGYGQLETDAVIKVLIQDGQRIASAAEGQTVQVILDHTPFYAESGGQIADKGTLTNETFIAEVSDVQKAPNGQNLHTVFISSGEVSEGATVKAAVDEHSRSLTVKNHTATHLLHRALKDVLGEHVNQAGSYVGPDRLRFDFSHFGQVTKEELERIEYQVNEQIWASIPVETTLAPIAEAKEMGAMALFGEKYGDIVRVVTVGDYSIELCGGCHVHNTADINLLKIVSEGGIGAGTRRIEAFTGGQAFRSFKEDQSVIEKVATTAKATPKTVIAKVEAILSDYKELQRENESLQAKMGNSQLADVMASARQVEDVTVIAANVEVKDNNGLRQLIDELKQKTAKGIIVLGTVTDGKVMLAAGVTNDLNGSNYHAGKIVSYVASQCGGKGGGRPDMAMAGAKDASKLDDALQSVYDYVKSV, encoded by the coding sequence ATGAAAAAACTAACGGCATCTGAAATTCGCCAACTATTTTTAGACTATTTCAAAGAACATGGACATACTGTAGAACCATCAGCGGCATTAGTGCCAGTTGATGATGCATCTTTGTTATGGATTAACAGTGGCGTCGCGACATTGAAGAAATATTTCGATGGACGAGTAATTCCTGATAATCCACGAATCGCCAATGCACAAAAGTCGATTCGTACAAATGATATTGAAAACGTAGGCTATACAGCGCGTCACCATACATTCTTTGAAATGCTTGGCAACTTTTCCATTGGTGACTACTTTAAAGAAGAAGCGATCGTTCGAGCGTGGGATTTTCTGACGAACGAAAAATGGATCGGCTTTGATCCGGAATTATTATCCGTCACGATTCATCCGGAAGATGAAGAAGCGTATGCTATTTGGAGAGGCCGTATCGGTATACCTGCAGAGCGCATCATTCGGTTGGAAGGAAACTTCTGGGATATCGGAGAAGGTCCAAGCGGTCCGAACTCTGAAATCTTCTATGATCGCGGTCCAAGCTACGGCGATGATTTCTCAGACCCGGAATTATATCCAGGCGGAGAAAATGATCGTTATTTAGAAATTTGGAACTTAGTGTTTTCTGAATTCAATCATAATCCCGATCATACGTATACACCGCTTCCTAAGAAAAATATTGATACAGGGATGGGTCTAGAACGCATGGCATCAGTTATTCAAGATGTGCCAACGAACTTTGATACCGATCTATTTATGCCGATTATCGAAGCGGTGGAAAATGTTTCAGGCAGAAAATATGGGGAAACTACGGAAGCAGACACTGCTTTCAAAGTGATCGTCGACCATATTCGTACCGTTGCATTCGCGATCGGTGATGGAGCACTACCGTCCAATGAAGGACGCGGCTATGTATTGCGCCGACTTCTAAGACGAGCTGTACGTTTTGCAAAACAGCTGGGCATTGATAAGCCGTTCATGTACATGCTAGTACCGATCGTAGGAGATATTATGAAAGACTTCTACCCTGAAGTACATGACAAGCAAGCATTTATTATGAAAGTTGTGAAAAACGAGGAAGATCGTTTCCATGAAACATTACATGACGGAATGGCGATTCTTTCCACGATTCTTGAAAAAGCAAAAGCTTCTGACTTACCTATTGTATCAGGCAGCGACGCATTCAAGTTATACGACACTTTTGGATTCCCATTTGAATTAACAGAGGAATTTGCGCTAGAAGAGAATGTCGCTGTAGACCGCATCGGGTTTGATGAAGAAATGGCTACCCAACGTGAACGCGCACGCGCAGCACGTGCGGTTTCTGATTCTATGCATGTGCAGTCAGGTGTTCTAGGTGAAATTCATGAACCGAGTGAATTTATCGGCTACGGACAGTTGGAAACAGATGCAGTCATAAAGGTATTAATACAAGATGGTCAGCGCATTGCCAGTGCTGCGGAAGGTCAAACCGTTCAAGTCATCCTTGATCACACACCTTTTTACGCAGAAAGTGGTGGACAGATTGCAGACAAAGGAACATTGACGAATGAAACATTTATTGCGGAAGTGTCAGATGTTCAAAAAGCGCCAAACGGTCAAAACCTGCATACTGTATTCATTAGTTCAGGTGAGGTTAGTGAAGGTGCTACAGTGAAAGCGGCAGTCGATGAGCATTCACGCAGTCTAACTGTCAAAAACCACACAGCTACTCATTTATTGCACCGAGCGTTAAAAGATGTGTTGGGTGAACATGTTAATCAGGCAGGTTCATACGTAGGTCCAGATCGTCTGCGTTTTGACTTCTCCCACTTCGGTCAAGTGACTAAAGAAGAGCTAGAACGCATTGAATATCAAGTGAATGAACAGATTTGGGCAAGTATACCTGTTGAAACTACGTTAGCGCCAATCGCAGAAGCGAAAGAAATGGGTGCTATGGCATTATTTGGTGAAAAGTATGGGGATATTGTGCGTGTAGTAACAGTAGGCGACTACTCCATCGAACTTTGTGGAGGCTGTCACGTCCATAATACAGCTGATATCAATCTTCTTAAAATCGTTTCCGAAGGCGGGATTGGAGCCGGAACACGCAGAATTGAAGCATTCACTGGTGGACAGGCATTCCGTTCATTCAAAGAAGATCAATCAGTTATTGAAAAAGTAGCTACCACAGCGAAAGCTACACCGAAAACAGTCATTGCAAAAGTGGAAGCTATTCTGTCTGATTATAAGGAACTTCAGCGTGAGAACGAATCGTTGCAAGCGAAGATGGGTAACAGCCAATTGGCGGATGTTATGGCTTCTGCACGACAAGTAGAAGACGTCACAGTTATCGCGGCAAACGTGGAAGTGAAAGATAATAATGGGTTGCGTCAACTGATTGATGAACTGAAACAAAAAACAGCTAAAGGTATTATTGTTTTAGGAACAGTCACTGACGGTAAAGTAATGTTGGCTGCAGGAGTGACGAACGATTTAAACGGAAGTAACTACCATGCAGGTAAAATTGTTAGTTACGTCGCGTCACAGTGTGGCGGTAAAGGTGGCGGTAGACCGGACATGGCAATGGCCGGAGCAAAAGACGCGTCAAAACTTGATGATGCGCTTCAATCCGTGTATGATTATGTAAAATCTGTTTAA
- a CDS encoding IreB family regulatory phosphoprotein has translation MNSSDETMKFNFPEESMEEEVKAVMLHVYKSLEEKGYNPINQIVGYLLSGDPAYIPRHEDARNQIRKLERDEILEELVKFYIRENRGKTE, from the coding sequence ATGAATTCATCAGATGAAACGATGAAATTCAACTTTCCTGAAGAGTCGATGGAGGAAGAAGTCAAAGCAGTAATGCTCCATGTATACAAATCATTGGAAGAAAAAGGCTATAACCCGATCAACCAGATTGTCGGCTATTTACTATCCGGAGATCCAGCTTATATTCCACGTCATGAAGATGCTCGCAATCAAATACGAAAATTAGAACGCGATGAAATTCTTGAAGAATTAGTAAAGTTCTACATCCGTGAGAATAGAGGCAAAACAGAATGA
- the ruvX gene encoding Holliday junction resolvase RuvX, whose translation MRIMGLDVGSKTVGVAISDSFGWTAQGIETIKIDEAAGLFGLERIAELTKEYEVNEFVVGYPKNMNNSVGPRGQASERYAEKLRKKFDLPVVLWDERLTTMAAERVLIEADVSRKKRKTVIDKMAASMILQGFLDSKKM comes from the coding sequence ATGAGAATTATGGGGTTGGACGTCGGCTCTAAAACAGTCGGCGTTGCAATTAGCGATAGTTTCGGCTGGACTGCACAAGGTATCGAAACGATTAAAATAGATGAAGCGGCAGGATTGTTTGGTCTAGAAAGAATCGCAGAACTAACGAAGGAATATGAAGTGAATGAATTTGTCGTCGGTTATCCTAAGAATATGAATAACTCAGTGGGCCCAAGAGGACAAGCTTCGGAACGATACGCTGAAAAATTGCGTAAGAAGTTTGATCTTCCTGTGGTTCTTTGGGATGAGCGCCTGACGACAATGGCTGCCGAGCGCGTATTAATCGAAGCAGATGTAAGCCGTAAAAAACGCAAAACCGTAATCGATAAAATGGCAGCTAGTATGATTTTGCAAGGCTTTTTAGACTCAAAAAAAATGTAG
- a CDS encoding DUF1292 domain-containing protein, translated as MEHGQETMTIVDENGDEHVCEVILTFDSKEYERSYVLYHILDGEKVDDDEDVEIHASAFIPTEEGQDGGSLLEIESDEEWDMIEEVLNTFLEEEEE; from the coding sequence ATGGAACACGGACAAGAAACAATGACGATTGTAGACGAGAATGGCGATGAGCATGTATGCGAAGTAATCTTAACATTTGATTCGAAAGAATATGAAAGATCGTATGTGCTGTATCATATTTTAGACGGTGAAAAAGTAGATGATGATGAAGACGTTGAAATCCACGCTTCTGCTTTCATTCCGACAGAAGAAGGACAAGATGGCGGTTCATTGCTTGAAATCGAGTCAGATGAAGAATGGGACATGATTGAAGAAGTACTAAACACGTTCCTTGAAGAAGAAGAAGAGTAA
- the mltG gene encoding endolytic transglycosylase MltG, giving the protein MEKKPQRKKEVMFERMLEQKKEVKTVRKIVFWIVTILLLVALIGGFSIYSYIKGALEPMDPDSEKIIEVEIPIGSGLDSISEILEKKEVIKDARIFKYYAKVNNEADFQAGTYGLTQSMTPDELIKSLKTGVVYRTPAFTLTIPEGLTLDQIAEKTSEKTTITEKQFMDYVTNEETIQAYMTKYPEIITKEILADNIRYSLEGYLFPATYPFYEEEPSVKEVVDVMVDATVQNLIPYQGYWTEKEKSAHWLLTFASLLEKEATGKSDRETIASVFNNRLAQGMPLQTDPTVLYALGEHKDRVLNEDLKVENAYNTYQNKGLPPGPIANTGVASIQAVVEPSSTNYLFFLADKDGKNHFAKTYEEHLKNKAKYIDSQNK; this is encoded by the coding sequence ATGGAAAAAAAGCCCCAAAGAAAAAAAGAGGTCATGTTTGAACGTATGCTAGAACAAAAAAAAGAAGTGAAAACTGTTCGTAAAATCGTATTTTGGATCGTCACCATCTTATTATTAGTAGCGTTAATCGGCGGCTTCTCAATTTATTCATACATAAAAGGTGCACTTGAACCGATGGATCCGGATTCGGAGAAAATAATCGAAGTGGAAATTCCCATTGGCTCCGGATTAGATAGTATATCCGAAATTCTTGAGAAGAAAGAAGTTATTAAAGACGCACGAATCTTTAAGTATTATGCAAAAGTAAATAATGAAGCTGATTTCCAAGCCGGAACGTACGGTTTAACACAATCGATGACACCCGATGAATTGATTAAAAGCTTAAAGACCGGGGTTGTCTACAGAACACCTGCTTTCACATTAACTATACCTGAAGGTTTAACGCTTGATCAAATTGCTGAAAAAACGAGTGAGAAAACAACGATCACTGAAAAGCAATTCATGGATTATGTAACTAATGAAGAAACGATTCAAGCTTATATGACAAAATATCCTGAAATTATTACGAAGGAAATTTTAGCAGACAATATCCGCTATTCTTTGGAAGGCTATTTATTCCCGGCGACGTATCCTTTCTATGAAGAAGAGCCGTCGGTGAAGGAAGTTGTCGATGTAATGGTGGATGCAACTGTACAAAATTTGATTCCTTATCAAGGCTATTGGACAGAGAAAGAAAAGTCCGCACACTGGCTATTAACATTTGCTTCATTGCTTGAGAAAGAAGCAACGGGCAAATCGGATCGTGAAACTATTGCAAGTGTCTTTAATAATCGTTTAGCACAGGGGATGCCTTTACAAACAGACCCAACTGTTTTATACGCACTGGGCGAACATAAAGACCGAGTGTTAAATGAAGACTTGAAAGTAGAAAATGCTTATAATACGTACCAAAATAAAGGACTACCACCAGGGCCTATCGCAAATACTGGAGTAGCTTCTATACAAGCGGTCGTCGAGCCGTCTTCAACTAACTATTTATTTTTCTTAGCGGATAAAGATGGGAAAAATCATTTCGCTAAAACATATGAAGAACATTTAAAAAATAAAGCGAAGTATATTGATAGTCAAAATAAATGA
- a CDS encoding O-methyltransferase yields the protein MSDYTAYINGFSKEKDPLVLEMEQYASEHRVPIMDDAGLQTLIGLLQVQQPKRILEIGSAIGYSGIRLAQAFPQAVIYTIERDTERYEKAVEYIERSGLVDRIHIIHADALDFDDIQLHEQLFDALFIDAAKGQYMKFFEKYSPFVNKTGVIYCDNMFMHGMVLLSDEELPKRNRTMIRNLKTFTTWAMQHEQYETSLVPMGDGILIAVKK from the coding sequence ATGAGTGATTACACTGCCTATATTAACGGCTTTTCTAAAGAGAAGGATCCGCTCGTGCTAGAGATGGAACAGTATGCTAGTGAGCATCGGGTACCGATTATGGATGATGCGGGCTTACAAACATTAATTGGTTTGCTTCAAGTACAGCAGCCTAAGCGAATCCTTGAAATTGGCAGTGCGATTGGCTATTCAGGCATTCGTTTAGCGCAAGCTTTCCCGCAAGCGGTTATTTACACCATTGAACGTGATACAGAGCGTTATGAAAAAGCTGTGGAGTATATTGAGCGAAGTGGGCTAGTTGATCGGATTCATATCATTCATGCGGATGCTTTAGATTTCGATGATATTCAACTGCACGAGCAGCTATTCGATGCGTTGTTTATCGATGCGGCAAAAGGACAGTACATGAAATTCTTCGAAAAATATAGTCCGTTCGTCAATAAAACAGGTGTAATTTATTGCGACAATATGTTTATGCATGGTATGGTGCTGTTGTCTGATGAAGAGCTTCCAAAACGGAATCGTACGATGATTCGGAATTTGAAAACATTCACGACTTGGGCTATGCAGCATGAGCAGTATGAGACATCGCTCGTACCAATGGGTGATGGAATTTTGATTGCAGTAAAAAAATAA
- the udk gene encoding uridine kinase gives MKNKPVVIGITGGSGSGKTSVTKKIHEVFQGHSVVVIEQDDYYKDQSEKSLEERLQTNYDHPLAFDTDLLIEHIHQLLNRQSIQKPTYDYTIHTRSEETEIIESQDVIILEGILVLEDERLRDLMDIKLFVDTDSDIRIIRRILRDINDRGRTVDSVIDQYLSVVRPMHNQFIEPTKKYANIIIPEGGENAVAIDLMVTKIKTILASTEEV, from the coding sequence GTGAAGAATAAACCAGTCGTGATCGGTATTACAGGCGGCTCGGGCTCCGGTAAGACTAGTGTCACTAAGAAAATTCATGAAGTATTCCAAGGTCACTCCGTTGTTGTGATTGAGCAAGACGATTATTATAAGGATCAGTCGGAAAAATCGTTGGAAGAAAGACTGCAAACAAATTATGATCATCCATTAGCTTTCGATACGGATTTATTGATTGAACACATTCATCAGTTGCTTAACAGGCAGTCCATTCAAAAGCCGACTTATGATTATACGATTCATACGCGCTCTGAAGAAACGGAAATCATTGAATCGCAAGACGTCATTATTTTAGAAGGCATTCTCGTGCTGGAAGATGAACGGTTGCGCGACTTAATGGATATTAAATTATTCGTCGATACGGATTCGGATATTCGAATTATCCGTAGAATTTTACGAGATATTAATGATCGTGGACGAACGGTGGATTCTGTAATCGATCAATATTTATCCGTTGTGCGCCCTATGCATAATCAGTTTATCGAGCCAACGAAAAAATATGCTAATATAATTATTCCAGAAGGCGGCGAGAATGCAGTCGCTATTGACTTAATGGTAACGAAAATAAAAACAATTCTTGCGTCTACTGAAGAAGTGTAA
- the greA gene encoding transcription elongation factor GreA: MVSEKKFPMTVAGKQKLEDELEYLKTVKRKEVVERIKVARSYGDLSENSEYDSAKEDQAFVEGKISSLESMIRNAVIITEDELNTDEVQLGKTVTFKELPNGEEETYTIVGSAEANPVEGLISNDSPIAKALIGRKKGDRVKIQTPGGEMSVEVLEIK, translated from the coding sequence ATGGTTTCAGAAAAGAAATTCCCAATGACGGTAGCGGGAAAGCAAAAATTAGAAGATGAACTAGAATATTTGAAAACGGTTAAACGTAAAGAAGTAGTAGAACGTATTAAAGTTGCGAGAAGCTATGGCGACCTTTCGGAAAACTCCGAGTATGATTCTGCGAAGGAAGATCAAGCATTTGTAGAGGGGAAGATATCCTCTTTAGAATCTATGATCCGCAATGCGGTGATCATTACAGAAGACGAACTGAATACTGATGAAGTACAGTTGGGTAAGACGGTAACATTTAAAGAACTGCCAAATGGTGAAGAAGAGACATATACGATTGTAGGTTCCGCTGAAGCGAATCCGGTAGAAGGGTTGATTTCCAACGATTCACCGATTGCGAAAGCGTTAATCGGACGTAAAAAAGGGGATCGAGTGAAGATTCAAACTCCCGGCGGTGAAATGTCAGTTGAAGTACTCGAGATAAAATGA
- a CDS encoding YrrS family protein — translation MADRDPNLSRTSRKKGNKATSVNKTLNILIGVVVLLIAVVGITFVLGDDKEEAKENKQVESERAEQAPIEPIFVEEDDASEDLASSESQSTEQTNEETAVEPVLPEEEPVVEEVQPEPEPVVEPQPKPEPKPEPKPEPKPEPKPEPKPKPEPKPAAKDPVKKSVVDPNWKPVGTKQTGQHESKYDGTSADWHEKKKAISYATGQSEKDLIYLRIQNGGSPQKAEGIVTTHDNSKKYKVYLEWIDGQGWKPVKMDVLK, via the coding sequence ATGGCGGATCGAGATCCTAATTTATCTAGGACTTCACGTAAAAAGGGGAACAAGGCAACAAGCGTCAACAAAACGTTAAATATTTTGATTGGTGTAGTTGTTCTGCTGATTGCTGTTGTCGGAATTACATTTGTTCTGGGTGATGATAAAGAAGAAGCAAAAGAAAATAAGCAGGTTGAATCCGAGCGAGCAGAGCAAGCACCGATTGAACCAATCTTCGTCGAAGAGGATGACGCTTCAGAAGATTTAGCTTCGTCAGAAAGTCAAAGCACTGAACAAACGAATGAAGAAACAGCTGTAGAGCCGGTCCTACCTGAAGAAGAACCTGTAGTAGAAGAAGTGCAACCGGAGCCAGAGCCTGTAGTAGAGCCACAACCTAAGCCGGAACCGAAACCAGAACCAAAACCAGAACCAAAACCAGAACCAAAACCAGAACCAAAACCAAAACCGGAACCAAAACCGGCAGCGAAAGATCCGGTGAAAAAATCTGTAGTGGATCCAAATTGGAAGCCTGTAGGCACAAAGCAGACAGGACAACATGAATCTAAATATGATGGTACGTCAGCAGACTGGCATGAGAAGAAAAAAGCCATTTCGTATGCGACAGGTCAATCAGAAAAAGATTTAATCTATTTACGTATTCAAAATGGTGGAAGTCCTCAAAAAGCAGAGGGAATTGTCACTACTCATGATAACTCTAAAAAATATAAAGTATATCTTGAATGGATCGATGGACAAGGCTGGAAACCAGTGAAAATGGATGTATTGAAGTAA
- the mtnN gene encoding 5'-methylthioadenosine/S-adenosylhomocysteine nucleosidase → MKIAIVGAMEEEVEILRREIGLGKITTIANCEFIEGKVGKHQVIVTKSGIGKVNAAMATTILLQNYKPDVVLNTGSAGGTHPDLEVGTVVISDYVLHHDVDVTAFGYELGQVPQLPASFPSDPNLINLAREAVVELDTYEHAVGSIASADTFMSDPENVMRVKKRFPRVIAVEMEAAAVAQVCYQFQTKCVVIRALSDIAGKESTVSFDEFLPLAAKHSSQIVLRVISKL, encoded by the coding sequence ATGAAAATCGCTATCGTAGGCGCTATGGAAGAAGAAGTTGAAATACTGCGTAGAGAAATCGGATTAGGAAAAATCACAACTATTGCCAATTGTGAATTCATCGAAGGGAAAGTCGGTAAGCATCAGGTCATCGTGACAAAAAGCGGGATCGGTAAAGTAAACGCTGCCATGGCGACGACTATTTTACTACAAAACTATAAGCCTGATGTAGTGTTAAACACAGGTTCAGCGGGCGGCACACATCCTGATCTAGAAGTAGGGACAGTCGTGATTTCAGATTATGTCCTACATCATGACGTGGACGTTACAGCGTTCGGTTATGAATTAGGGCAAGTACCGCAACTGCCTGCAAGTTTCCCTTCAGATCCCAATTTAATCAATTTAGCAAGAGAAGCCGTAGTAGAACTTGATACATACGAGCACGCAGTCGGAAGCATTGCCTCCGCAGATACATTCATGTCAGATCCAGAAAACGTCATGCGGGTAAAAAAGAGGTTTCCTCGAGTGATCGCTGTAGAAATGGAAGCTGCTGCCGTCGCGCAAGTTTGCTATCAATTCCAAACGAAGTGCGTAGTCATTCGCGCGCTATCAGACATCGCTGGAAAAGAATCAACAGTCAGCTTCGACGAATTTTTACCACTCGCTGCCAAACACTCGTCACAGATTGTTTTGCGAGTCATCTCGAAACTTTAA